Below is a genomic region from Deltaproteobacteria bacterium.
CGAGGCGGTGGAGACGGGTTTGGATGCAAGGCGCGCGACGTGAGGGCGACGAAGGCGTAGTTGACACTACGTCGAGGAGACCGAACGAGCGCAACGCAGCAGGCGAGCCCGTATCCGCCGCCGCAGTAGGAGGCTGGTGAGAAATGCGGGCTAGGATCCATCACCCTTCCCTCCAGAGGGAGAGGAACGCCCGCCCCACCGGGGCGAACGCCTCCGCGCCCGCGACCGGGTCAGGAAGAAACGGGAGTTCCCCCAGCACCGGCACCTTCCCGATCTCCTCCACCGCCCGCAGGTTGTCCGACAGCACCTCGTCCGGCGCGGCGACCGAAGCTTCCGGGCGGTTGAACACCAACGCGACCGGCCGGATCCCCCGGAGGCGGATCGCCTCGACGGCGAGGAGCGCGTGGTTCACGCATCCGAGCCGGTTCCCGACCACCACGACCGCCGACATCCCCAGCCGCGCGACGAGGTCGACCGTCAGCAATCGAAGGGACAGCGGGACGAGGACCCCTCCGGCTCCCTCCACCAGGACCGCGTCGTGCGCCGCCGCGAGCCGGCGGTACGCCGCCCCGATCACCTCCGCGTCGACCACGGCCCCTTCCCGGGCGGCCGAAAGGTGAGGCGACGCGGGGAAAGGGAACCGGTACGGGCACAGGTCGTGGAGCTCCGCTTCCGGCACGTCGCCGGGAATCCCCATCAGGCGCCGGTGGACCTGCAGGTCGGTCGGCTCGCCGCCGGTGCCGGTCTGCACCCACTTCTGCGTCACGGCGCGAATCCCCTGCGCCCGGAGGTACCGCGCCAGAAGCCCGCACACCACCGTCTTCCCGACGCCGGTGTCCGTCCCGGTGACGAAGACCCCCTTCACCGTTCCCCCGCCTCCGGAACGGTTCCGCGGCAGAGGAACACCTGGTACGTCGCCCGGATCTCCCCCTGCCGCTCGCGGTACGCGCGTTCGACCCGCGCAAGCCTCCCCGGGCTCCACGCGGCGGGAGCCCCCTTTCCGCCGGCGCCGGTGTACAGCTCCGAAAGCGATGGAAACGACTGCCGGTAGCGGCGATCCTCGATCTCCCATTCCGGAAAGACGGCCGAAAGGGTCGATGCGATCTCTTCCCGGGAAAGGAACGCGGACGCGGCGACGCGCGCGCCGGTATTCCCACCGTCCGACTCCCGCAACGCCGCGTCGAGTTCGGCGTACGTTCCCGGGCCGAAGAAGGAGAACGTCAACGCCCCGCCGGCGGAGAGCATGGACGCCATCCTCCGGACGGTGCGGTCGAAGGAGAGAAACCACTGGAAGGTGGCGTTGGAGCTGACCAGATCGTACGTCCCGCCGGTCGCCTCCTCGGCGTCCGCCACGGCGAATCGGGCGCGCGGGTCGACGATCCGGCTCCGGGCGACGCGGACCATCGCCTCGGAGATGTCGACGCCCAGGATCGAGGATCCGGGGAAGGCGTCGAGGAGCATCCGCGTGTAGATGCCGGTGCCGCAAC
It encodes:
- the bioD gene encoding dethiobiotin synthase, coding for MKGVFVTGTDTGVGKTVVCGLLARYLRAQGIRAVTQKWVQTGTGGEPTDLQVHRRLMGIPGDVPEAELHDLCPYRFPFPASPHLSAAREGAVVDAEVIGAAYRRLAAAHDAVLVEGAGGVLVPLSLRLLTVDLVARLGMSAVVVVGNRLGCVNHALLAVEAIRLRGIRPVALVFNRPEASVAAPDEVLSDNLRAVEEIGKVPVLGELPFLPDPVAGAEAFAPVGRAFLSLWREG
- a CDS encoding methyltransferase domain-containing protein; amino-acid sequence: MVDPAVLRRFSGSASRYDAHAHAQRLSAADLLRITRLAAGAGRGEPPRKILEPGCGTGIYTRMLLDAFPGSSILGVDISEAMVRVARSRIVDPRARFAVADAEEATGGTYDLVSSNATFQWFLSFDRTVRRMASMLSAGGALTFSFFGPGTYAELDAALRESDGGNTGARVAASAFLSREEIASTLSAVFPEWEIEDRRYRQSFPSLSELYTGAGGKGAPAAWSPGRLARVERAYRERQGEIRATYQVFLCRGTVPEAGER